One genomic window of Pecten maximus chromosome 3, xPecMax1.1, whole genome shotgun sequence includes the following:
- the LOC117323388 gene encoding protein dispatched homolog 1-like, with amino-acid sequence MSYVRVLAHYPYVVLLAVFVVVATCLILSTTVIQLPDFGDPMAGFEPRGTDLGERLVTFHNVMYNPNNKLSLLPFGAGFEDQIEDQITDKTDNDTELWDEQGYVKRSTKRTTLCNLPDKDYRGLARIVFRSKDGSNLFSADKIRHMCRVEEERIHTHPTYPGMCLRANDDSCCRSWSLGNYIAFLTGHENCSEIRDEDVSKVGRLLQSCAPFYHNYTLKHNCDTLKRGAKRYICQNMPKKCMRLNTVYDIFHYIADVEFLPANNKVSRPVLSWAVTFLPVYAKENTVELYKHMEEWTESLEEVQIVGVNFGIKYVLFSEYLMSDTVWLVSAACVIFLIIWLYCASLFITIMTFLMMFWSLELAYFIYMLVFEIKFFPYMNLVTVIIVIAIGADDVFIYSKVWHLAKSEPNNGTLEKIVSNTLKHATLSMFVTSFTTAAALFTTTISSITAIKCFSIYAGLTVVCNFVLVVTWLPASIIIHDKWCNCEAWYNPEFLTNKGICYYMCIVPYKVHDQFSEWSKILFEKVVPFIMIKLRILWIVLLGGIGIGGIIVIFFYPKLKLPSSEKFQVFSSDHLFEHYDFVLNSKFWFEREHTEHRSLLPLTIVWGVLPIDNGNSLDPYDKGDLKFDYSFNPLTSNAQKWFLNFCKKIRQTDFYFDLPGFQFTNCMFEDFQALMKRPCIDYMQGIDHSPCCNATESQPLSSTSMLQCLTEYIPVLRTTPGVRYNFYTPGLRFYNGRICAFIVQFLSNETFSFAYDRINVFYKKVNSWVKQELSTAPPEIKNGWFISDFEFYDLQNSLLGETPLAFGVSLAVVSVVAFLTTLNLLISFLAILSIAFVMFTTVAALVLLGWDLNILESVVVTVAIGMSIDYTLHYGVSYQLCPDFDRKTRVSTSVARLGNVISMAALTTFLAGAMMMPSTVLVYQKFGIFLMLIISISWTYSTFFFQGLLCVCGPTKGFTQLHWPSSECCSNSVPDRRDKTRYSTSESTMSTSSSYHHTTSSESHEMEPLTDDYRRRYSSRSRPSYSRTIMAADYSPEHPRRGSHVRFSIDSVDKSVSVFDPEDELAHAQRCRSRAESEVFLEDEELESPTNETNDKHKDSGS; translated from the exons ATGAG cTATGTGAGGGTACTGGCCCACTACCCCTATGTGGTACTACTGGCAGTGTTTGTGGTGGTGGCCACCTGCCTCATTCTCTCCACAACAGTCATTCAGCTCCCAGATTTTGGAGACCCTATGGCA GGGTTTGAGCCACGTGGTACAGACCTAGGAGAGCGGCTGGTTACCTtccacaatgtcatgtacaacCCTAACAACAAGCTCAGCCTGCTGCCATTTGGAGCCGGATTTGAGGACCAGATTGAGGACCAGATCACGGATAAGACTGACAATGACACTGAGCTCTGGGACGAGCAGGGATATGTCAAACGTAGCACAAAAAGAACCACTCTTTGTAACCTGccag ATAAGGACTACCGTGGATTGGCAAGAATTGTGTTCAGGAGTAAAGATGGCAGCAATCTTTTCTCAGCAGACAAGATTCGACATATGTGTCGTGTCGAGGAGGAACGCATTCACACACACCCTACATACCCAGGTATGTGTCTGAGAGCCAACGATGACAGCTGCTGTCGAAGCTGGTCTTTAGGGAACTATATTGCTTTCCTGACGGGTCACGAGAATTGCTCTGAGATAAGAGATGAGGATGTGAGCAAGGTGGGACGTTTGTTGCAGAGTTGTGCTCCATTCTATCACAACTACACTCTGAAACACAACTGTGACACACTTAAACGGGGAGCCAAGCGATATATCTGCCAAAACATGCCTAAGAAATGTATGAGACTTAACACTGTGTATGACATATTCCACTACATAGCAGATGTTGAGTTCCTACCAGCTAACAACAAGGTGTCGCGGCCAGTGCTGAGTTGGGCAGTGACTTTTCTGCCTGTGTATGCAAAAGAGAACACTGTGGAGCTTTATAAACATATGGAGGAATGGACAGAATCTCTAGAGGAAGTTCAGATTGTTGGGGTGAACTTTGGCATCAAGTACGTGCTATTTAGCGAGTATTTGATGTCAGATactgtatggctggtgtcggCTGCCTGTGTGATCTTCCTCATCATCTGGCTGTATTGTGCTTCTCTGTTTATCACTATAATGACTTTCCTCATGATGTTCTGGTCATTAGAGCTGGCCTACTTCATTTACATGCTTGTGTTCGAGATCAAGTTCTTTCCTTACATGAACCTGGTCACAGTAATCATTGTGATTGCGATCGGTGCTGATGATGTCTTCATATATAGTAAAGTGTGGCATTTGGCAAAGTCGGAGCCAAACAATGGGACACTGGAAAAAATTGTATCCAACACACTCAAGCACGCGACTTTATCGATGTTTGTGACAAGTTTTACGACTGCGGCAGCTTTGTTTACAACCACAATAAGCTCCATCACGGCCATCAAGTGTTTCAGTATCTACGCTGGTCTGACTGTCGTCTGCAACTTTGTTTTGGTGGTGACATGGCTGCCTGCTTCTATCATCATCCATGACAAGTGGTGCAACTGTGAAGCCTGGTACAACCCCGAGTTCCTCACCAACAAAGGAATCTGCTACTACATGTGTATAGTTCCGTATAAAGTACACGACCAGTTCTCGGAATGGTCAAAGATACTCTTTGAAAAAGTAGTACCCTTCATCATGATAAAATTACGAATCCTTTGGATTGTGTTATTGGGAGGAATAGGAATTGGTGGcataattgtgatatttttttaccCAAAATTAAAACTGCCGTCTTCTGAAAAATTCCAAGTGTTTTCCTCTGATCATCTGTTTGAACATTACGATTTTGTGCTGAACAGTAAATTTTGGTTTGAGCGAGAACACACCGAGCACAGATCATTGTTGCCATTGACGATAGTGTGGGGTGTCCTACCCATAGACAATGGTAACAGTCTCGATCCTTATGACAAAGGAGACTTGAAGTTCGATTACAGTTTTAATCCTTTAACATCTAATGCACAAAAATGGTTTCTAAATTTTTGTAAGAAAATAAGACAGACAGATTTTTACTTTGACCTACCTGGCTTCCAGTTCACAAACTGTATGTTTGAGGATTTTCAGGCCCTGATGAAAAGACCCTGTATTGACTACATGCAGGGTATAGACCACAGCCCCTGTTGTAATGCGACTGAAAGCCAGCCGCTGTCTTCCACATCAATGCTCCAGTGTCTGACTGAGTACATTCCAGTTCTGAGGACAACTCCTGGTGTCCGCTACAACTTCTACACCCCAGGCCTCAGATTTTACAATGGTAGAATATGTGCCTTCATTGTACAGTTCTTGAGTAACGAAACTTTTTCATTTGCTTATGACAGAATCAATGTTTTTTATAAGAAAGTCAACAGTTGGGTGAAACAGGAACTATCGACAGCCCCACCTGAAATAAAAAATGGCTGGTTCATCAGTGACTTTGAATTTTATGACCTTCAAAACAGTCTACTTGGGGAGACCCCACTGGCGTTTGGTGTGTCACTGGCTGTCGTGTCTGTTGTTGCATTTCTAACAACGTTAAACTTGTTGATAAGTTTCCTGGCCATTTTGAGTATTGCGTTTGTGATGTTTACTACTGTGGCAGCCCTGGTGCTGCTGGGATGGGACCTTAACATTCTAGAGTCAGTGGTTGTCACCGTGGCCATTGGCATGTCAATAGACTACACACTCCATTATGGTGTATCCTACCAACTGTGCCCCGACTTCGACCGAAAGACACGAGTTTCCACTTCTGTAGCAAGACTCGGAAATGTTATCTCCATGGCTGCTTTGACAACATTCCTCGCAGGTGCCATGATGATGCCATCCACAGTGCTTGTTTACCAGAAGTTTGGCATTTTCCTTATGCTCATCATATCAATCAGTTGGACCTACtccacattttttttccaagGCCTGCTGTGCGTTTGTGGGCCTACCAAGGGTTTCACCCAGTTACACTGGCCTTCCAGTGAATGTTGCTCAAATTCTGTACCAGATCGTCGAGACAAGACTCGTTATTCCACATCAGAGTCCACCATGTCAACTTCAAGCAGCTATCACCACACAACGAGTAGTGAGAGTCATGAGATGGAACCACTGACAGATGATTACAGACGTCGATACTCCAGTCGCTCACGTCCAAGCTACAGTCGCACAATTATGGCCGCTGATTACAGCCCGGAACATCCGCGGCGTGGCAGCCATGTTCGTTTCTCCATCGATAGTGTGGACAAATCTGTATCCGTGTTTGATCCAGAAGATGAGCTGGCTCATGCACAACGCTGTCGATCAAGAGCGGAATCAGAGGTGTTTTTAGAAGACGAAGAATTAGAATCTCCAACAAATGAAACAAACGATAAACATAAGGACTCAGGGTCTTGA